The following proteins come from a genomic window of Lolium rigidum isolate FL_2022 chromosome 5, APGP_CSIRO_Lrig_0.1, whole genome shotgun sequence:
- the LOC124655400 gene encoding protein DEEPER ROOTING 1-like, with protein sequence MKIFSWVANKIGGKQEASRFPASSSGPSRANVSDCRNDEFSDWPESLLAIGTFGNKQIEEVAQEQNSSEDGQSMQEATKFTEEEVDKIQKEFAMILASKDQTETYDSQDENVKEKQMDRLMNKKIIRSKSNESLTKKGKTLKPRSVAALLKLLVCKGGFATAVPDPRNSFPQSRMEKLLKAILQTKIHPQNPAPLVPRKHLDWKPDQNEIDELLEDALDVDDDDDGAKWVKTDSDFIVLEM encoded by the exons ATGAAG ATTTTCAGCTGGGTGGCGAACAAGATAGGCGGGAAGCAAGAAGCGAGCCGGTTCCCGGCCAGTTCATCCGGGCCTTCTC GTGCTAATGTGTCGGATTGTCGAAACGACGAGTTCAGCGATTGGCCCGAGTCATTGCTTGCTATTGGGACATTTGGAAATAAGCAGATAGAAGAAGTAGCACAAGAGCAGAACTCTTCCGAGGATGGGCAGTCCATGCAAGAAGCCACCAAGTTTACAGAGGAGGAAGTAGACAAGATACAGAAAGAATTTGCAATGATACTAGCAAGCAAAGACCAAACAGAAACTTATGATTCCCAAGATGAGAACGTCAAAGAAAAGCAGATGGACCGGTTGATGAACAAGAAAATAATCAGAAGCAAATCAAATGAGTCACTGACGAAGAAAGGAAAAACACTTAAGCCAAGATCAGTTGCTGCACTCCTCAAACTACTCGTGTGTAAGGGTGGCTTTGCAACTGCGGTTCCAGACCCAAGGAACTCTTTCCCCCAATCAAGAATGGAGAAG CTTCTCAAGGCAATACTGCAGACGAAAATACACCCACAAAATCCAGCACCACTCGTGCCTAGGAAGCACCTGGATTGGAAGCCAGATCAGAATGAAATCGACGAGCTCCTCGAGGATGCactcgatgtagatgatgatgatgatggcgcaAAATGGGTCAAAACTGATTCAGACT TTATTGTGCTTGAAATGTAA